A region of Pontiella agarivorans DNA encodes the following proteins:
- a CDS encoding TraR/DksA family transcriptional regulator produces MATKKTAKKDAAKKTAAKKAGKSASPVAMTSGGPLSGKIGKNKHFTNKQLKEQLNRLLSLRERVTGEILSINRDSLSSTERDPSLSDQGTDTFDREFALNQLSNEQDVLFEIDEAIRRIEKGTYGICEMYDEPINIERLEALPYVRYSIKAQNEIEKGQATTYRPFGSTMHGM; encoded by the coding sequence ATGGCTACAAAAAAGACTGCTAAAAAAGACGCCGCAAAAAAGACCGCGGCAAAGAAAGCTGGGAAATCAGCTTCGCCCGTGGCAATGACGTCCGGCGGTCCGCTGAGCGGAAAAATCGGGAAAAACAAACATTTTACCAACAAGCAGTTGAAGGAGCAGCTTAACCGTCTCCTGAGTCTGCGTGAACGGGTGACTGGTGAAATTCTCTCCATCAACCGGGATTCTCTGAGTTCCACGGAGCGTGATCCGTCGCTTTCCGATCAGGGCACTGACACCTTCGACCGCGAATTTGCGCTCAATCAGCTTTCCAATGAGCAGGATGTGCTGTTCGAAATCGACGAAGCAATCCGTCGCATCGAAAAAGGCACATACGGCATCTGCGAAATGTATGATGAGCCGATTAATATCGAACGCCTCGAGGCCCTGCCGTACGTTCGCTACTCGATCAAGGCACAGAACGAAATTGAGAAGGGTCAGGCCACAACCTACCGTCCGTTCGGCAGCACCATGCACGGCATGTAG
- the lspA gene encoding signal peptidase II, translating into MLILIIGLAVLFLDQLTKQGIRAHLVYGDSIPVIDGFFNIVYVRNDGAAWNLLAGHGIILILISFGVMVALYWFRNQIIEGKRRNEILMGLLFGGIAGNLIDRIRFGWVTDFLSFSFGTYEYPSFNVADSAICIVFVVFLVMSFLDKKKQEEKAENA; encoded by the coding sequence ATGCTCATTCTTATCATAGGTTTGGCCGTTCTTTTTCTGGATCAGCTGACGAAGCAGGGGATACGTGCCCATCTGGTTTACGGGGATTCTATTCCGGTTATCGATGGTTTTTTTAATATTGTCTATGTGCGCAATGACGGCGCCGCATGGAATCTGCTTGCCGGGCACGGCATTATCCTTATTCTGATTTCATTCGGTGTGATGGTGGCGCTCTATTGGTTTCGTAATCAGATCATTGAGGGGAAACGCCGGAATGAAATTCTGATGGGGCTGCTTTTCGGCGGGATTGCCGGAAATCTGATTGATCGTATCCGTTTCGGTTGGGTGACCGATTTTCTTTCGTTCTCTTTCGGCACCTATGAATATCCCTCTTTCAACGTCGCTGATTCCGCCATCTGCATTGTATTTGTGGTTTTTCTGGTGATGAGTTTTCTGGATAAGAAAAAGCAGGAAGAGAAAGCGGAAAATGCCTGA
- the miaA gene encoding tRNA (adenosine(37)-N6)-dimethylallyltransferase MiaA, with protein MPDAGLHAYFVIGPTASGKSAVAQYIAEREGQLIVSADSMNIYRGMDIGTAKPTSEDRKKADYAGFDLAGPTEKFNVAAYLDAVRPSFQSGRDIIVAGGTGLYVKCLTEGFDDVAPENSRLRNELEALDFQTLEKQAQTEAAEFYNNLTEDDQQNPRRLIRILERAAGSGRYDRSWNSRPKPKLVGLHVERPVLLERIEMRVDAMYAAGLLDEAEALIKLELSQTAMQAIGYAEAFAVLNNEMTLDEAKEKTVIRTRQLAKRQMTWFRNQLNVEWIDTAAFQSLEKLAAAVSNVWKDTGPAPVVF; from the coding sequence ATGCCTGATGCCGGCCTGCATGCTTATTTTGTGATTGGGCCGACCGCTTCAGGGAAAAGTGCCGTAGCGCAGTATATCGCGGAGCGGGAAGGGCAGCTGATTGTCTCGGCCGATTCGATGAACATTTACCGCGGCATGGATATCGGTACCGCCAAGCCGACTTCCGAGGATCGGAAAAAAGCGGACTATGCCGGGTTTGATCTCGCCGGCCCGACCGAAAAATTCAATGTTGCGGCCTATCTGGATGCCGTGCGCCCGTCGTTCCAATCGGGGCGCGATATCATCGTTGCCGGCGGAACGGGGCTGTATGTTAAATGTCTGACTGAGGGGTTCGACGATGTGGCCCCCGAAAATTCCAGGCTTCGGAATGAGCTGGAGGCGCTGGATTTCCAAACCTTGGAAAAGCAGGCCCAAACTGAAGCTGCTGAATTTTATAATAATCTGACCGAAGACGATCAGCAGAACCCGCGCCGCCTGATCCGGATTCTGGAGCGGGCGGCCGGAAGCGGGCGGTATGACCGATCCTGGAACAGCAGACCGAAGCCGAAGCTGGTGGGGCTGCATGTTGAGCGGCCGGTGTTGCTGGAGCGGATTGAGATGCGGGTGGATGCCATGTATGCCGCCGGGCTGCTGGATGAGGCGGAAGCGCTGATCAAGCTCGAGCTGTCACAGACCGCGATGCAGGCGATCGGCTATGCCGAAGCTTTTGCCGTGCTGAACAATGAAATGACGCTGGATGAAGCAAAGGAAAAAACGGTGATCCGTACCCGTCAGCTGGCGAAGCGCCAGATGACCTGGTTCCGCAATCAGCTGAATGTGGAATGGATTGATACCGCCGCTTTCCAATCGCTGGAAAAACTGGCCGCCGCTGTTTCCAATGTCTGGAAAGACACCGGCCCGGCGCCTGTTGTTTTTTAA
- the hflX gene encoding GTPase HflX, which translates to MPELLETEDKSVETVVLVGVVLRNEEEWRVKDTMDELAQLAESAGAEVKGRFMVRQQKIKAGHYIGTGKAAEISDWIKENRVSLVVFDDDLTPAQGRNLQNVFETRVLDRTQLILDIFAQRAQTKEGCLQVELAQHQYLLPRLRNMWTHLERQKGGIGLKGPGETQLEMDRRRLQDLIRTLKRDLELVRTRRTEQRRGRKRHGWALVSIVGYTNAGKSTLLNRLSGADIYAENQLFATLDPTTRQVELPNHEPMLMTDTVGFIQKLPHHLVDSFKATLEEVVEADLLVHVIDASHPQVDTQIEAVHKVLDEIGGLDKPMLYVFNKIDTEKGRNAAKRLQRQFPKSVAVSAREGENIDVLFDELADCLKGRKVEMNLSVPLSEGKLLSTLQKNASILEEEYDGPNAALLVRVSPQLAAQCKPFSIDPVEELEW; encoded by the coding sequence ATGCCTGAACTTTTAGAAACTGAAGATAAGAGTGTCGAAACCGTTGTGCTCGTTGGTGTCGTTTTGAGAAACGAGGAAGAGTGGCGGGTTAAAGATACGATGGATGAACTGGCGCAACTGGCCGAGAGTGCCGGTGCGGAGGTGAAGGGCCGTTTTATGGTCCGCCAGCAGAAGATCAAGGCCGGGCATTATATCGGCACCGGCAAGGCGGCTGAAATATCCGACTGGATTAAGGAAAACCGGGTTTCGCTGGTGGTTTTTGATGATGATCTCACGCCGGCACAGGGCCGCAACCTGCAGAATGTTTTTGAGACCCGCGTACTTGATCGAACGCAGCTGATTCTTGATATTTTCGCCCAGCGGGCCCAGACCAAAGAGGGGTGTCTGCAGGTTGAGCTGGCGCAGCATCAGTATCTGCTGCCGCGTTTGCGGAATATGTGGACGCACCTTGAGCGTCAGAAGGGCGGAATCGGGTTGAAGGGGCCGGGGGAAACACAGCTCGAAATGGACCGTCGACGATTGCAGGATCTGATCCGCACCTTGAAGCGCGATCTCGAACTGGTGCGCACCCGTCGTACCGAACAGCGCCGCGGGCGTAAACGCCATGGGTGGGCGCTGGTATCGATTGTCGGTTATACCAATGCCGGGAAGTCGACGCTGCTGAACCGCTTGTCGGGCGCGGATATTTATGCGGAGAATCAGCTCTTCGCTACGTTGGATCCGACGACGCGGCAGGTGGAACTGCCGAACCATGAGCCGATGCTGATGACCGATACGGTGGGCTTTATTCAGAAGCTGCCGCATCACCTTGTGGATTCCTTTAAGGCGACGCTGGAAGAAGTGGTCGAAGCCGACCTGCTGGTGCATGTCATCGATGCATCGCATCCGCAGGTGGATACGCAGATTGAAGCGGTGCATAAAGTGCTGGACGAAATCGGCGGACTCGATAAACCCATGCTCTACGTTTTCAATAAAATTGACACGGAGAAGGGCCGGAATGCAGCAAAACGACTGCAGCGTCAGTTCCCGAAATCGGTGGCGGTTTCGGCGCGTGAGGGCGAAAATATTGATGTTCTTTTTGATGAGCTGGCCGACTGCCTGAAAGGCCGGAAGGTGGAGATGAATCTTTCTGTGCCGCTGAGCGAGGGCAAGCTGCTTTCGACGCTGCAGAAAAACGCCTCAATTCTTGAAGAGGAATATGACGGTCCGAATGCGGCACTGCTCGTCCGGGTGTCGCCGCAGCTTGCGGCGCAGTGCAAACCTTTTTCGATCGACCCGGTCGAAGAGCTGGAGTGGTGA